The Cellulophaga sp. RHA19 genome includes the window GACTTGCAGGGGGTGTTGCTAATCCAACTTTTGGATTGTATTCTCAGGCGATAGAAGATGAATCTACTACAGATGAGAGTATTACAACTATACCGGAAAATGAAACAGTAACCAAGGTTACATTGTATATTCCTTTTTTAACTAAGTCGGATGCTTTGCGAGATATAGATAGCGATGGTGTAGATGATAGTTTAGATGATGAGCCAGAAGATCCAAGTAATGACTCGGACGGAGACGGACTTACTAATGCGCAAGAAAAGACTTTGGGGACAAATCCCTTAAATGCGGATACTGATGGCGACGGAACTAATGACGCTGATGAAGAGGATATAATAGAAGGGGCTTATGCTAAACAGTATGAGGTAGATAGTATTTACGGTAATGTAAGTGTTCCTTTTAATTTTAAGGTAGAGCGCTCTACGTACTTTCTTAGAGATGTAGATCCGACACAAAATTTTGAGGAAAGACAAATATATTATTCAGATTTTGAGTTTTCACCTAGTTTTATTGGTGAAACACTTTTTGATGGAGTAGCTAATTTTACGGATACAGAAACTGTAACTTATTATGAAGTTGACGATCCCGATACGGATGATGATGATGAAAAGGGAACTGTAAAAAGAAGATTGAATCCTGGGATAATTGTAGATTTGGAAGAGGTTATTCCATTTTTTCAAGAAAATATATTAGATAACGAAGGTCAAACAGAGCTTTTAAGTCAAACTAACTTTCAGGAGTTTATTAGGGGGCTGTACTTTACTGCGTCTGGTGGTGATGGTCATCTTATGATGTTGTTGAATTTTGATACAGCTAAAATTTACGTAGATTATACTTTTGATAAAGTAGATACTAATGATACAGCAGATGATACTTCAGATGATTCTATTGTTGAAGAAGAATCTGTTTATATATTAGATATTAATGCCGCTTCAGGTAATACTGTTAACTCTTTTGTTAATGATGATTACCCTGTTGATATTGCTAATAAAATGGATACAGGAGAAAATGCAGATCGTATTTATTTGAAGGGTGGAGCTGGTTCTTTTGCTGAAATTAAATTGTTTGACGAGGTAAATGGTAGAGATGCTATTACTGAGATTAAAAATAACAATTGGATTATTAATGAGGCTAATCTAGTTTTTTATATAGATAGAGAAACGTTAGATGCTGCAGGTGCTTCAGGTGATGCTGTAGCTGAGCCGCCAAGGTTGTATTTGTATAATGCAGAAGATAATACATCAATATATAGTTTTCCATTAAGCGGTAATGATGTTCCTAATGGTCCGCTTAGTCTTGGTGCTCTTACGGGTTACGATGGTATTATAGAGACTTCAAGTGATGGTAAAGGTGTAAAATATACTATTAGAATTACCGAATACATTAACAACTTGGTTGTTCGTGATGCAGAAAATATTACATTAGGACTTTCTCTTACTTCAGATATAAGGTATAGCGTAAATGCTCAGGCAATGTTAGAAGACGGTGAAGGTGAAATTCCACTTTTGTCTGTTGTTAATCCTTTTGGAACTGTTCTTTATGGTAGCAATATTGCTGATGAGGATAAAAAACTTCAACTAGAGGTTTATTACACAGAGACAAATTAAAAAGATTTTACGACTTATACGTTTTGTAGTATTTTTAGGTTATTATAACAGTTAAGTGCTTTTTTATTTTGTATTTATATTTAGATTTGCATTAATCATTAACTATAATAATTAATAACGAATACATTATGTGTGGAATTGTAGGGTATATAGGTCATAGAGAGGCTTATCCCATTATTATAAAAGGACTAGAGCGTTTAGAGTACAGAGGTTATGATAGTGCAGGTGTTGCATTGTTTGATGGAGAGAAAATCAACCTTGCTAAAACTAAAGGCAAGGTATCAGAATTAAAAAAGAAATCAGAAGAAACTATATCAACTAAAGGGTCTATTGGTATTGGTCATACAAGATGGGCAACCCATGGTGTTCCTAATGATGTTAATTCTCATCCTCATTATTCAAATTCAGGTGAACTAGTAATTATTCACAATGGGATTATAGAAAACTACGAGTCTATAAAAACTGAATTAATAAAAAGAGGGTATACTTTTGAATCTGACACAGATACAGAAGTTCTAATCAATCTTATTGAAGAGGTTCAAAAAAAGGAAAAAGTAAAACTTGGTAAGGCGGTTCAGTTGGCCTTAAATGAGGTTGTGGGTGCTTACGCTATTGCTGTTTTTGATATTAAAAAACCAGATGAAATAGTAGTTGCTAAATTGGGTAGTCCATTAGCAATTGGTATGGGAGATAATGAGTTTTTTATAGCTTCAGACGCTTCTCCGTTTATAGAGTTTACTAATAATGCTATTTATTTAGAAGATGAAGAAATGGCTATTATTAGACTTGGTAAAGAAATCAAGCTTAGAAAAATAAAGAATGATGCAGTTGCTTATCCAAACATTTTGGAATTGCAAATGAATCTTGAGGAGATAGAGAAAGGTGGTTATGATCACTTTATGTTAAAAGAGATATACGAGCAGCCTAGAGCTATTTTAGATACTTATAGGGGGAGATTATTAGCGGATCAGAAGCTAATAAAAATGGCTGGTATAGATGAGCATCTAGATAAATTTGTAAATGCAAACCGTATAATCATTGTTGCTTGTGGTACGTCGTGGCATGCAGGTTTGGTAGCGGAGTATATTTTTGAAGATTTAGCGCGCATACCTGTAGAGGTAGAATACGCTTCTGAGTT containing:
- a CDS encoding DUF4270 domain-containing protein, which gives rise to MNFYNKFVFSALAGLFLVSTFVSCEDELDTIGGDVISGEPFTAKKAVYDVFAYNKKVKAVQTNGLPIYQLGTYADPLYGKTTAYVNSQLRLAGGVANPTFGLYSQAIEDESTTDESITTIPENETVTKVTLYIPFLTKSDALRDIDSDGVDDSLDDEPEDPSNDSDGDGLTNAQEKTLGTNPLNADTDGDGTNDADEEDIIEGAYAKQYEVDSIYGNVSVPFNFKVERSTYFLRDVDPTQNFEERQIYYSDFEFSPSFIGETLFDGVANFTDTETVTYYEVDDPDTDDDDEKGTVKRRLNPGIIVDLEEVIPFFQENILDNEGQTELLSQTNFQEFIRGLYFTASGGDGHLMMLLNFDTAKIYVDYTFDKVDTNDTADDTSDDSIVEEESVYILDINAASGNTVNSFVNDDYPVDIANKMDTGENADRIYLKGGAGSFAEIKLFDEVNGRDAITEIKNNNWIINEANLVFYIDRETLDAAGASGDAVAEPPRLYLYNAEDNTSIYSFPLSGNDVPNGPLSLGALTGYDGIIETSSDGKGVKYTIRITEYINNLVVRDAENITLGLSLTSDIRYSVNAQAMLEDGEGEIPLLSVVNPFGTVLYGSNIADEDKKLQLEVYYTETN
- the glmS gene encoding glutamine--fructose-6-phosphate transaminase (isomerizing) gives rise to the protein MCGIVGYIGHREAYPIIIKGLERLEYRGYDSAGVALFDGEKINLAKTKGKVSELKKKSEETISTKGSIGIGHTRWATHGVPNDVNSHPHYSNSGELVIIHNGIIENYESIKTELIKRGYTFESDTDTEVLINLIEEVQKKEKVKLGKAVQLALNEVVGAYAIAVFDIKKPDEIVVAKLGSPLAIGMGDNEFFIASDASPFIEFTNNAIYLEDEEMAIIRLGKEIKLRKIKNDAVAYPNILELQMNLEEIEKGGYDHFMLKEIYEQPRAILDTYRGRLLADQKLIKMAGIDEHLDKFVNANRIIIVACGTSWHAGLVAEYIFEDLARIPVEVEYASEFRYRNPVITDKDVLIAISQSGETADTLAAIKLAKDNGAFVFGVCNVVGSSIARETNAGAYTHAGPEIGVASTKAFTTQITVLSLIALKLAQEKGSLSDEQFTNFLTELEYIPTKVEVALQSNDAIEKIAEVYKDSPNCLYLGRGYNFPVALEGALKLKEISYIHAEGYPAAEMKHGPIALIDESMPVIVIATNKGHYEKVVSNIQEIKSRKGKIIAVVTEGDVQVKALADHVIEVPETLEALTPLLTTIPLQLLSYHIALMRGCNVDQPRNLAKSVTVE